In Chryseobacterium gotjawalense, the following are encoded in one genomic region:
- a CDS encoding glycosyltransferase family protein, with protein MKSPKKILIITYYWPPAGGPGVQRWLKFVKYLPEFGWKPTVFIPQNPSYPIIDETLENEVSEDLEIIKTKIWEPYQIAEFFGKDNKKFKAGQFDVGENQSWKSKLSIWVRGNFFIPDARVFWVKPSVKFLKEYLKENRFDAFVTTGPPHSMHLIGLELKKEFPQLKWIADFRDPWTEISYYKHLKLTKSADQKHRNLEQQVFEKADITLATSFSDAENFRQNGANAFCITNGFDRNVSVAERSRSDHRKKFTLSYIGVLEQLRNPNVLWKVLNELVSENQDFRNNFQIKFVGRIDDKILTEIEQSELKDSINNLGYLSHSEANAEMNESDLLLITNFPDESSKGIIPGKIFEYLATGKQILSFGPKESDVKKILSETNAGKHFSYNDESALKVFLLQQFEAWKSGKSDSQTYNIEQFSRKNLTQKLTELL; from the coding sequence ATGAAATCTCCTAAGAAAATATTAATCATTACCTATTATTGGCCGCCAGCCGGTGGGCCGGGTGTTCAGCGGTGGTTGAAATTCGTGAAATATCTACCCGAATTCGGCTGGAAACCCACCGTTTTTATTCCCCAAAATCCGAGTTATCCGATTATTGACGAAACTTTGGAAAATGAAGTTTCAGAAGATTTAGAAATCATTAAAACCAAAATTTGGGAACCTTACCAGATCGCCGAATTTTTCGGGAAAGACAATAAGAAATTCAAAGCTGGACAATTTGATGTCGGCGAAAATCAAAGTTGGAAATCGAAACTTTCAATTTGGGTTCGTGGTAATTTTTTCATTCCAGATGCGCGCGTTTTTTGGGTGAAACCTTCTGTGAAATTTCTAAAAGAATATTTAAAGGAAAATCGCTTTGATGCCTTTGTTACAACGGGTCCGCCGCATTCTATGCATCTGATTGGTTTAGAATTAAAGAAAGAATTTCCTCAATTAAAATGGATTGCAGATTTTCGTGATCCGTGGACAGAAATTTCTTATTATAAGCATTTAAAACTTACGAAATCTGCCGATCAGAAACATAGAAACCTCGAACAGCAGGTTTTTGAAAAGGCGGATATTACTTTAGCGACGAGTTTCTCCGATGCAGAAAATTTCAGGCAAAATGGAGCCAACGCATTTTGTATTACCAATGGTTTTGATCGGAACGTTTCGGTCGCCGAGCGGAGCCGAAGTGACCACAGAAAAAAATTCACTCTAAGTTATATCGGGGTTCTGGAACAGCTGCGGAATCCTAATGTTTTATGGAAAGTTTTAAACGAATTGGTTTCCGAAAACCAAGATTTTAGAAATAATTTTCAGATAAAATTTGTCGGTAGAATTGATGATAAAATTTTAACTGAAATCGAACAGTCGGAACTGAAAGATTCAATAAATAATTTAGGTTATCTTTCTCATTCAGAAGCAAATGCGGAAATGAACGAGTCGGATTTATTATTGATTACCAATTTCCCGGATGAAAGTTCGAAAGGAATTATTCCCGGAAAAATTTTCGAATATTTGGCGACCGGAAAACAGATTCTTTCATTCGGTCCGAAAGAAAGTGATGTGAAGAAAATTTTAAGTGAAACCAACGCTGGAAAACATTTTTCTTACAATGATGAATCAGCATTAAAAGTGTTTTTGTTGCAACAGTTCGAAGCTTGGAAATCAGGAAAGTCAGATTCGCAAACGTACAATATCGAACAATTCTCCCGAAAAAATTTGACTCAAAAACTGACGGAACTTTTGTGA
- a CDS encoding GxxExxY protein, translating into MITQKYITDLTYRINGACIEVHKLLGSGLSEIVYHKALEKEFQLREMSYQSEFKIPVVYKGENLDCDFKCDFLIENLIILEIKSVAAILDIHKSQVLNYMNLLKVPKGILVNFNVKNLYHFGQETFINKYFDQYD; encoded by the coding sequence ATGATAACTCAGAAATACATAACAGATCTAACTTATAGGATTAATGGAGCTTGCATTGAAGTTCATAAACTCCTAGGTTCTGGACTGTCTGAAATTGTGTATCATAAAGCTTTGGAAAAAGAATTTCAATTGAGAGAAATGAGTTATCAGTCTGAATTTAAAATTCCTGTTGTCTATAAAGGAGAAAATTTAGATTGCGACTTTAAATGTGATTTTTTGATTGAAAATTTGATCATTCTCGAAATTAAATCTGTTGCGGCCATTTTAGATATTCATAAATCTCAGGTTTTAAATTACATGAATTTATTAAAAGTTCCAAAAGGTATTCTTGTAAATTTTAATGTTAAAAATTTGTATCATTTTGGTCAAGAGACTTTTATCAATAAATATTTTGATCAATATGATTGA